In one Lolium rigidum isolate FL_2022 chromosome 3, APGP_CSIRO_Lrig_0.1, whole genome shotgun sequence genomic region, the following are encoded:
- the LOC124698462 gene encoding pollen receptor-like kinase 1 has translation MDHPENIVTELIQEEHRLKWIALSNHNVKCFTEDEIKRFTNNYETILGRGAFGEVYKGVLEDKSMVAVKRFICNVKENFAKELTVHREINHKNVVRLVGYCVDENALMVVTEYIPKGNLSNILHQDSIAIALDTRLRIAIECAEALGYMHSQMYTQVIHGDIKPGNILLDDELRAKISDFGISRLVNTENTLYTLNVIGSIGYMDPLFVQNGRLTAKSDVYSFGVVLLELITRKKAITEGGEIVLVGSFTAALSKGFGSVRGMIDPDIATSSEMKTVEEIAKLAGKCLKMELDKRPEMLEVAECLRRIRKAPHQVQEKLTMFSWWRKSKLASAQTTPLGSTKTCQLFELDDLLAASAEVLGKGIVGSTYKVTLHSGYEVVAKRLKDVHLPKAKFEQHVTLIGAIQNKHVVPLRWYYYSRDEKMLVYSFIPMGSLAEVLHGGRGSGRTPLDWQQRAAISLAAARGVASIHLVGPSSCHGNIKSSNILLTDTHDACVSENGLITLGMFPGASGYSAPEITNKKWVSQKADAYSLGVVLMELLTGKAPTQTQLDLPRWVRSVAREEWVAEVLDVELLRQGQKDGQDGCMLQLLQLALNCCSQDPKLRPTMSDVVQRIEEIQNSG, from the exons ATGGATCATCCAGAAAACATAGTAACAGAACTTATCCAGGAAGAGCATAGATTGAAATGGATTGCGCTTAGCAATCATAATGTGAAATGTTTCACAGAAGATGAGATAAAAAGATTTACCAACAACTATGAAACTATACTCGGTAGAGGTGCCTTTGGAGAAGTTTATAAAGGAGTCCTTGAGGACAAAAGTATGGTTGCAGTCAAGAGGTTCATCTGCAATGTAAAAGAAAATTTTGCCAAAGAGTTGACCGTCCACCGTGAAATCAATCACAAGAATGTAGTCAGATTAGTCGGCTACTGTGTAGATGAAAATGCCCTAATGGTGGTCACAGAGTATATTCCTAAAGGAAATCTGAGTAACATCCTTCATCAAGATAGTATTGCCATCGCTTTGGATACGCGGCTAAGAATTGCCATTGAATGTGCAGAAGCGTTGGGATATATGCATTCACAAATGTATACTCAGGTCATTCATGGTGATATCAAGCCTGGTAATATACTTCTGGATGATGAACTCAGAGCAAAAATATCAGACTTTGGAATATCAAGACTAGTCAATACTGAAAATACTCTATACACTCTAAATGTGATTGGAAGTATAGGCTACATGGACCCTCTGTTTGTTCAGAATGGTCGCCTCACAGCAAAGAGTGATGTTTATAGTTTTGGAGTTGTGCTCCTGGAACTGATAACCAGAAAAAAGGCAATAACAGAGGGTGGGGAGATTGTCTTGGTTGGAAGTTTTACTGCAGCTCTTTCAAAAGGGTTTGGGAGTGTGAGGGGGATGATTGATCCTGATATCGCAACATCGAGCGAAATGAAGACTGTCGAAGAGATTGCTAAATTGGCAGGTAAATGCTTGAAAATGGAGCTCGACAAACGCCCTGAGATGTTAGAAGTTGCAGAATGTCTTCGCAGAATTAGAAAAGCGCCACATCAGGTCCAAGAAAAATTAACTATGTTTTCTTGGTGGAGGAAAAGTAAACTAGCTTCAGCCCAGACAACACCGCTAGGAAGCACTA AGACATGCCAATTGTTCGAATTGGATGACCTGCTTGCGGCATCGGCTGAAGTTCTCGGCAAGGGTATAGTCGGGTCGACATACAAAGTAACGCTCCATAGTGGATATGAGGTGGTGGCCAAGAGGCTGAAGGATGTGCACTTGCCGAAGGCAAAGTTTGAGCAGCATGTCACACTGATTGGCGCCATCCAGAACAAACACGTTGTGCCACTACGGTGGTATTACTATAGCAGGGATGAGAAGATGCTAGTTtacagtttcatccccatgggcaGCCTAGCGGAAGTGCTCCATG GTGGTCGAGGATCTGGCCGAACTCCGCTGGACTGGCAGCAGCGGGCAGCCATCTCGCTCGCTGCTGCTCGCGGTGTGGCGTCTATCCACTTAGTCGGGCCATCAAGCTGCCATGGTAACATCAAGTCTTCTAACATCCTGCTCACCGACACCCACGATGCATGTGTGTCAGAGAACGGCCTCATAACCCTTGGCATGTTTCCTGGTGCCTCGGGGTACAGCGCGCCTGAGATCACCAACAAGAAGTGGGTCTCTCAGAAAGCCGACGCGTACAGCTTGGGCGTGGTACTGATGGAGCTTCTCACCGGCAAGGCTCCTACACAGACACAGCTTGATTTGCCACGGTGGGTGCGTTCCGTTGCACGCGAGGAGTGGGTGGCGGAGGTGCTCGATGTGGAGCTCCTAAGACAGGGGCAGAAGGACGGGCAAGATGGGTGCATGCTGCAACTTCTGCAGCTCGCCCTGAACTGTTGCAGTCAAGATCCCAAATTGAGGCCTACAATGTCAGATGTCGTACAGCGGATTGAGGAGATCCAAAATAGTGGCTGA
- the LOC124695705 gene encoding probable inactive receptor kinase At5g58300 codes for MRRQSKAHWRWKKRAAGPAWVSFRFPSLPEVGASATVAGGWRDMAGNQSSFIAGGEHSCGGRTSYLNVVLYTATSPRAEGSLAYKLHGAGVSRTATLDWEQRIAISLAVARGVSFIHSVGPSSCHGNIKSSNVLLSSTHDACVSEHGLITLGVDKLVSQEADVYSFGVLLLEILTRKTPVKSTRHEEGVDLPEWARSVIHEAREEWSAEVFDVELRRLWQNDRKKQHMIRLLQLALKCCSEDTNSRPTMSDVVQRIEEIR; via the exons ATGAGAAGGCAGTCCAAGGCTCATTGGAGGTGGAAGAAGCGAGCGGCCGGACCGGCGTGGGTCAGCTTCAGATTTCCGTCGTTGCCGGAGGTGGGCGCATCAGCCACGGTCGCAGGTGGGTGGAGGGATATGGCGGGTAACCAGAGCTCCTTCATAGCCGGAGGCGAGCACAGCTGCGGCGGCCGGACCTCGTATCTGAATGTTGTGCTC TACACAGCTACTTCCCCGAGGGCCGAGGGTAGTCTAGCATACAAGCTCCACG GCGCTGGAGTCTCTCGCACAGCTACGTTGGACTGGGAACAGCGGATAGCCATCTCGCTTGCTGTGGCGCGTGGGGTGTCGTTCATCCACTCAGTTGGACCTTCAAGCTGCCATGGCAACATCAAGTCTTCAAATGTCCTGCTCAGCAGCACCCATGATGCATGTGTGTCGGAGCATGGCCTGATAACACTTGGCGTGGATAAGTTGGTCTCCCAGGAAGCCGACGTGTACAGCTTTGGCGTCCTACTGCTGGAGATTCTCACCCGCAAGACTCCTGTAAAGAGCACACGGCATGAGGAGGGAGTGGATTTGCCAGAGTGGGCACGTTCCGTTATTCACGAGGCACGCGAGGAGTGGTCAGCGGAGGTGTTCGACGTGGAGCTCCGAAGACTGTGGCAGAATGACAGGAAAAAGCAACACATGATACGACTCCTGCAGCTTGCCCTGAAATGCTGCAGTGAAGATACCAACTCCAGACCTACAATGTCCGATGTCGTGCAGAGGATTGAGGAGATCCGGTAG